In Spodoptera frugiperda isolate SF20-4 chromosome 13, AGI-APGP_CSIRO_Sfru_2.0, whole genome shotgun sequence, the following are encoded in one genomic region:
- the LOC118270527 gene encoding golgin subfamily A member 7 gives MMANNRIPSGPNTPGSQQTPTQQGIKIFIQRDYSEGTAVKFQTRFPPELEDRIDRQTFEYTMERLNEHFEMAETADCSTYCEGCLACLTAYFIYICTETHYEKHLRKVSKFIATQNERVYNPRGIHITDPILRGLRVIEITVIDVPNCQSPTGNSNNQMRHT, from the exons ATGATGGCAAATAATCGTATACCTTCTGGGCCGAATACGCCTGGGAGTCAGCAGACTCCTACACAGCAAGGAATCAAGATATTTATACAGAGGGATTATTCTGAGGGCACTGCAGTGAAGTTCCAGACTCGTTTCCCGCCAGAACTGGAGGATCGA ATAGATCGCCAAACCTTCGAGTACACAATGGAACGGCTGAATGAACACTTCGAAATGGCAGAGACAGCAGACTGCAGTACGTACTGCGAAGGCTGCCTGGCCTGCCTCACCGCCTACTTCATATATATCTGCACTGAGACACACTATGAGAAG CACCTAAGGAAAGTATCAAAATTCATAGCGACACAAAACGAAAGGGTTTACAATCCACGCGGCATCCACATCACAGACCCCATCCTTAGGGGATTACGGGTCATAGAGATTACTGTCATCGACGTACCGAACTGTCAAAGTCCGACTGGCAACTCGAACAACCAAATGAGGCATACATGA